The Candidatus Nanosynbacter lyticus genome window below encodes:
- a CDS encoding FAD-binding oxidoreductase: protein MNKVATYLNEHLTGEVVTHDGALADAQRDGSVLARQPELIARVADTSDVRKILRFCSQLAEKGHVLPVYARGCGTDSTGAAIGRGIAIDMAAHMHNVVGIDAKQQLIHLQSGISHRAAQAVLSTHKGLGLPEISLTGEDGTIGGAISTEAAGILSSAYGLLSQSIHQMEVVLSSGDIVQTGRLSKRELSKKKGLATFEGELYRQLDNLITDNEALIARIDASAPEMTGFSSIARVRQRDGSFDLTPLFVGAQGSLGIIGELIMKADFIHPELTVVSAAYSSMNAAQAAVDTALQAGASTVELIDGRLFSRAAAQGKKLAWAPKECYRGGVVVALFHAFSDRARNKAAKKLLRALRGGTAVQVELRDMEMKEAFTLHSVLTLAEHPADEHGVVPQVFSGMWLPGVQLDGFIKSMRALEKEYGVAMPLFIDATTGMINSYPVFSSKKVSDRQRILKLCSDMVRIVTSHEGSFAGFGGEGRLKAAFVQPTLTPEERDLYIKIKHIFDPKGILAPGIKTAVPMKQLAEELNAWCRLAG, encoded by the coding sequence ATGAATAAGGTTGCGACGTATTTGAATGAACATCTGACGGGTGAAGTGGTGACACATGACGGTGCTTTGGCGGATGCGCAGCGGGACGGGAGCGTGCTGGCGCGGCAGCCGGAGTTGATCGCACGAGTGGCGGACACGAGTGATGTGCGCAAGATCTTGCGGTTTTGTTCGCAGCTGGCGGAGAAGGGTCACGTCTTGCCGGTGTATGCGCGCGGATGCGGCACGGATAGTACGGGTGCGGCGATCGGGCGTGGCATCGCCATCGACATGGCGGCACACATGCATAATGTCGTCGGAATTGATGCTAAGCAGCAGTTGATCCACCTCCAGTCGGGTATTTCTCATAGAGCAGCGCAAGCGGTGCTGTCAACGCACAAGGGTTTGGGTCTGCCGGAAATTTCGTTGACTGGGGAGGACGGCACGATTGGCGGTGCGATTAGTACTGAGGCGGCTGGCATACTGTCCTCGGCGTACGGTCTATTGAGTCAGTCAATTCACCAGATGGAAGTTGTCCTATCAAGCGGCGATATCGTGCAAACTGGTCGGCTATCCAAGCGTGAACTGAGCAAGAAGAAAGGCTTGGCGACGTTTGAGGGCGAATTGTACCGGCAGCTGGATAATTTGATAACCGATAATGAAGCGCTGATCGCTCGGATTGATGCCAGTGCGCCAGAGATGACTGGCTTTTCGAGTATCGCCCGGGTGCGGCAGCGCGACGGCTCGTTTGACCTTACGCCGCTGTTTGTCGGCGCTCAAGGCAGCCTCGGTATCATCGGCGAGCTAATCATGAAAGCTGACTTCATCCATCCAGAATTGACCGTGGTGAGCGCCGCGTATAGTTCAATGAATGCAGCGCAGGCGGCGGTCGACACGGCCCTGCAAGCGGGCGCCTCGACGGTCGAGCTGATCGACGGGCGGCTCTTTTCGCGGGCGGCAGCCCAGGGCAAAAAACTAGCGTGGGCGCCGAAAGAATGCTATCGCGGTGGCGTGGTGGTGGCGCTCTTTCATGCGTTTTCGGACCGCGCGCGCAACAAGGCTGCCAAAAAGTTACTGCGCGCACTTCGCGGTGGTACAGCCGTGCAGGTCGAGCTACGCGACATGGAAATGAAAGAGGCGTTTACGCTACATTCAGTGCTGACCTTGGCAGAGCATCCCGCCGATGAGCACGGTGTCGTGCCGCAGGTATTCTCTGGGATGTGGCTGCCGGGTGTGCAGCTGGACGGCTTTATCAAGTCGATGCGTGCGCTCGAGAAAGAATACGGCGTGGCCATGCCGCTATTTATCGACGCGACGACTGGCATGATCAATAGCTATCCGGTGTTCTCGAGCAAAAAGGTCAGTGATCGCCAACGTATCCTCAAACTCTGCTCGGACATGGTGCGAATCGTGACTAGCCACGAAGGGTCGTTCGCGGGGTTTGGCGGCGAGGGTCGGCTCAAGGCGGCATTTGTCCAACCAACACTGACGCCCGAGGAGCGTGATCTGTATATAAAAATTAAGCACATCTTTGATCCAAAAGGCATCCTCGCGCCAGGCATCAAGACTGCCGTGCCGATGAAGCAACTGGCAGAAGAATTAAATGCTTGGTGTCGGCTGGCGGGCTGA
- the orn gene encoding oligoribonuclease, whose amino-acid sequence MNTNTEYDPLPPGLFVWMDLEYTTTDVDTARILEVAAIITNRQLEQIGEPFSLTCKPDDFSKHSMPESVVDMHTRNGLLNDVSASTYNEAALEKQALNWLQQTANDAVLIHCGYYLQCDREILARRMPALYERLGFRQLDVRCLEEMADAWTSQGRYRRTSRHNHRALGDVREAILLAGKYKERFVPKISLN is encoded by the coding sequence ATGAACACCAACACCGAATACGACCCGCTTCCACCCGGCCTGTTTGTCTGGATGGATTTGGAGTATACGACGACCGATGTTGATACGGCGCGGATACTCGAAGTCGCGGCGATTATCACCAATCGCCAGCTGGAGCAAATTGGCGAGCCGTTTTCTTTGACCTGTAAGCCCGATGACTTCTCCAAACACTCTATGCCCGAATCAGTTGTTGATATGCACACACGAAACGGCCTACTGAACGATGTCTCCGCGTCAACATATAACGAGGCCGCGCTCGAAAAGCAAGCGCTCAATTGGCTACAGCAAACCGCAAATGACGCTGTTTTAATTCACTGCGGCTATTATCTGCAATGTGACCGCGAGATCCTCGCGAGGCGCATGCCTGCGCTGTACGAGCGCTTGGGATTTCGGCAACTTGACGTGCGCTGCCTCGAGGAAATGGCCGATGCTTGGACGAGCCAGGGGCGATATCGACGAACCAGCCGCCACAATCATCGTGCGCTCGGCGATGTGAGGGAGGCAATCCTGCTAGCTGGGAAGTACAAAGAGCGGTTTGTGCCCAAGATATCACTAAACTAA
- the typA gene encoding translational GTPase TypA — protein sequence MKDASKIRNIAIIAHVDHGKTTMVDGLLKQSRTFRDNQAEMSQELIMDSGDQEHERGITITAKQTSIFYGDYKINIIDTPGHADFSGEVERTLQMADGVLLIVDAQEGPMPQTKFVLSKALELGLRPVVVINKIDKPARRIAEVEDELSDLFLELATDDSQLHYPIYYAVGRDGKAWREIPADPSEDADLTPIFEAIINDIPAPSVTADGGFQMLVTSLQYDTFQGKYAIGRIARGSVKRGLQVSLIKHGEVSGSARIEKVFGYRGLNREELDEAFAGDIVALVGVSEAHIGDTIADKEQPEALPAIAIEAPTLSMYLGPNTSPMKGREGEFTTSRQIGDRLRRELETNVALRVEENGIGFTVSGRGELHLSVLIETMRREGFEFEVGRPQVVTITEDGVEKEPIEELQIEISSEFIGAISQELGARHAEMKSQETTTSGATRITYVLPTRALIGLRNVLLTATKGTVIMNSLPHGYQPLGGKLPKTRSGVLIAFEAGTTTPYALQAAEARGELLVGPGTEVYAGMIVGIYNRQEDIEINVCKAKHLTNIRSKSSDGTVQLTPFTQFSLEQCIDFIEDDELLEVTPKSLRLRKRYLDANERKRAAKR from the coding sequence ATGAAGGACGCTAGCAAGATTCGAAATATTGCCATTATTGCCCACGTCGATCACGGCAAGACGACCATGGTTGATGGGCTGCTCAAACAGTCGCGCACATTCCGCGACAACCAGGCCGAGATGAGCCAAGAACTGATCATGGATTCGGGCGATCAGGAGCACGAACGCGGTATCACCATCACCGCCAAACAGACCTCGATTTTTTACGGTGATTATAAAATCAATATCATCGACACGCCGGGACACGCGGACTTTTCAGGCGAGGTCGAGCGGACACTGCAGATGGCGGACGGTGTCTTGCTGATCGTTGATGCACAGGAAGGGCCGATGCCACAGACGAAGTTCGTGTTGAGCAAGGCGCTAGAACTGGGCTTGAGGCCGGTGGTGGTGATCAATAAAATTGACAAACCTGCCCGGCGAATCGCTGAGGTTGAAGATGAGCTGAGCGATCTATTTCTGGAACTAGCGACTGATGATAGCCAGCTACACTATCCGATTTATTATGCCGTTGGGCGCGATGGCAAGGCGTGGCGGGAGATCCCTGCTGACCCGAGCGAAGACGCCGATCTCACACCAATTTTTGAAGCAATTATCAACGATATCCCGGCGCCGAGCGTCACGGCTGACGGCGGTTTTCAGATGCTGGTGACCAGCCTGCAGTACGACACCTTCCAGGGAAAATATGCCATCGGGCGGATCGCTCGCGGGTCGGTCAAGCGCGGCCTCCAGGTTAGCTTGATAAAGCACGGCGAAGTGTCGGGTTCAGCGCGAATCGAGAAAGTTTTTGGTTACCGCGGGCTGAACCGCGAAGAGCTTGACGAGGCATTTGCTGGCGATATCGTGGCGCTGGTTGGCGTGAGTGAAGCGCACATCGGCGATACGATTGCTGACAAAGAGCAGCCCGAAGCCTTGCCGGCGATTGCCATTGAAGCACCAACGCTGAGCATGTACCTCGGCCCAAACACCAGCCCGATGAAAGGGCGCGAGGGCGAATTTACCACCTCGCGGCAAATTGGCGACCGGCTGCGACGGGAACTAGAAACCAACGTGGCATTGCGCGTCGAAGAAAACGGCATCGGCTTTACGGTATCTGGCCGCGGCGAGCTGCACCTCAGCGTCTTGATCGAGACCATGCGGCGCGAAGGCTTTGAGTTTGAGGTTGGCCGTCCGCAAGTGGTCACCATCACCGAGGACGGCGTCGAAAAAGAGCCAATTGAAGAATTACAAATCGAAATTAGCAGTGAATTCATCGGTGCGATTAGTCAAGAACTGGGTGCGCGCCACGCTGAAATGAAGTCGCAGGAAACCACCACCAGCGGCGCTACTCGCATCACCTATGTGCTGCCGACCAGGGCATTAATCGGCCTGCGAAACGTGCTACTAACTGCCACCAAAGGCACGGTGATTATGAACTCCTTGCCGCATGGCTATCAACCGCTGGGCGGCAAATTGCCAAAGACGCGCAGCGGCGTACTCATCGCCTTTGAAGCTGGCACGACCACGCCGTACGCTCTGCAGGCGGCCGAGGCACGCGGCGAACTCTTGGTCGGGCCGGGCACGGAAGTCTACGCCGGCATGATCGTCGGTATTTATAACCGCCAAGAAGACATCGAAATTAACGTCTGCAAGGCTAAGCACCTCACCAACATACGCTCCAAATCGTCCGATGGCACGGTGCAGCTAACGCCATTTACGCAGTTTAGCCTGGAGCAATGCATCGACTTCATCGAGGACGACGAGCTGCTGGAAGTGACGCCAAAGTCCTTGCGCCTGCGTAAACGCTACCTTGATGCCAATGAGCGAAAGCGCGCCGCCAAGCGGTAG
- the treF gene encoding alpha,alpha-trehalase TreF: MLPKKTTTIIKRTLARTAQRITPIDRKDPDEKLGQLFHEVQSHRVFADGKTFVDLVPRKRATRILQEYRLARRDPNFRLDEFVKLHFYEFESPVKKVSFVQADSARQHVTNLWPLLIRHAHKSKGSLIALPHDYVVPGGRFAEQFYWDTYFIMLGLAVDGKWKLIDGMMKNYVYMIQRFGFIPTANRTYFLSRSQPPFFAAMVKLLASKPGRRAPSLTYLEYFPSLLAEYKFWMKGQRKLSSIDFIATNRVVAMPDGQVLNRYYDDKATPRPESRREDIETARNSRSANKAKVYLDLRAGAESGWDFSSRWFDDPHDIETIMTTDLVPVDLNCLLYELEMTIAHCYSVLRQAPLKKRFIRLAERRAESIRQHCWNEANGFFYDYNFRTGHQTNHATLAGVFPLYSGIATKKQAKHVAEKLEREFLRDGGLRTTLVDNGQQWDAPNGWAPLQWVAVCGLKRYGLDELAEEIRRRWLASTERVFADRGKMIEKYDVDSESRIGGGGEYPLQDGFGWTNGVYAALYDRFDERCPR; the protein is encoded by the coding sequence ATGCTTCCCAAAAAAACCACAACAATTATCAAGCGCACACTAGCCCGCACCGCCCAGCGCATTACGCCAATCGACCGCAAAGACCCCGACGAAAAGCTCGGGCAGTTGTTTCATGAAGTGCAGTCGCACCGCGTGTTTGCCGATGGCAAAACATTTGTCGATCTCGTGCCGCGAAAGCGAGCCACCCGCATCCTCCAGGAGTATCGCCTGGCCCGACGTGATCCGAACTTTCGGCTGGATGAATTTGTGAAGTTACATTTTTATGAATTTGAATCGCCGGTCAAAAAGGTGAGCTTTGTCCAGGCGGATTCTGCCAGGCAGCATGTCACCAATCTCTGGCCGCTGCTCATCCGTCATGCCCACAAGTCGAAAGGTTCGCTGATTGCCCTGCCGCACGACTACGTGGTACCGGGTGGTCGGTTTGCCGAGCAATTTTACTGGGATACGTATTTTATCATGCTGGGCCTGGCAGTGGACGGCAAGTGGAAGTTGATCGACGGCATGATGAAAAATTATGTGTACATGATTCAGCGTTTTGGTTTCATCCCGACTGCCAATCGGACGTACTTTCTCAGTCGCAGCCAGCCGCCGTTTTTTGCAGCGATGGTCAAGCTCCTCGCCAGCAAACCCGGCCGGCGCGCCCCGAGTCTGACCTACCTCGAGTACTTTCCCTCGCTGCTGGCCGAATACAAATTCTGGATGAAGGGCCAACGCAAGCTTTCGAGTATCGACTTTATAGCCACCAACCGCGTCGTCGCTATGCCTGATGGTCAGGTGCTTAATCGCTACTACGACGACAAGGCCACGCCGCGTCCAGAAAGTCGCCGCGAAGATATCGAAACCGCCAGGAATAGCCGCTCCGCCAACAAGGCCAAGGTCTACCTCGACCTGCGGGCCGGGGCTGAGAGTGGCTGGGACTTTAGCTCACGCTGGTTTGATGATCCGCATGACATTGAAACAATTATGACAACCGATCTCGTGCCGGTTGACCTGAACTGTTTGCTATATGAACTGGAGATGACGATCGCCCATTGTTACAGCGTACTGCGTCAGGCGCCGCTGAAGAAACGCTTCATCCGCCTGGCCGAGCGCCGCGCCGAGAGTATCCGCCAGCACTGTTGGAATGAAGCCAACGGCTTTTTCTATGATTATAATTTCCGCACCGGTCACCAGACGAACCATGCCACACTGGCCGGCGTCTTCCCGCTCTACAGTGGTATCGCCACCAAAAAACAAGCCAAGCACGTGGCCGAGAAATTAGAACGCGAGTTCTTGCGTGACGGCGGTCTGCGGACGACGCTGGTTGATAACGGCCAGCAATGGGACGCGCCGAATGGCTGGGCGCCGCTACAGTGGGTGGCGGTTTGCGGCTTGAAGCGGTACGGGCTGGATGAGCTGGCGGAGGAAATTAGAAGGCGCTGGCTGGCTTCGACCGAACGCGTCTTTGCTGATCGGGGCAAGATGATCGAAAAATATGACGTTGATAGCGAATCGCGCATTGGCGGCGGTGGTGAATATCCGTTGCAAGACGGCTTTGGTTGGACCAATGGCGTGTACGCGGCGCTGTATGATCGATTTGATGAGCGCTGCCCGAGATAA